A single genomic interval of Juglans regia cultivar Chandler chromosome 1, Walnut 2.0, whole genome shotgun sequence harbors:
- the LOC109012760 gene encoding serine/threonine-protein kinase SAPK7 has product MEKYEIVKNLGAGNFGVARLLRNKETKELVAMKYIERGQKIDENVAREIINHRSLRHPNIIRFKEVVLTPTDLAIVMEYASGGELFERICNAGRFSEDEARYFFQQLISGVHYCHSMQICHRDLKLENTLLDGSPAPRLKICDFGYSKSSILHSRPKSTVGTPAYIAPEVLSRREYDGKSADVWSCGVTLYVMLVGAYPFEDQDDPRNFRKTIQKIMAVQYKIPDYVHISQDCRHLLSRIFVASPSRRITIKEIKNHPWFLKNLPRELTESAQAIYYQRDNPSFSLQSVDDIMKIVSEARKPLPSSNIGRFCWGAEDEGNENIDAEVEEEEDEEDEYDKRVKEVHASGEFHVS; this is encoded by the exons ATGGAAAAGTACGAGATCGTGAAGAACTTGGGAGCTGGGAATTTTGGGGTGGCAAGACTCTTGAGGAACAAGGAGACTAAGGAGCTCGTCGCTATGAAATACATCGAGCGCGGCCAAAAG ATTGATGAGAATGTGGCGAGAGAGATTATCAACCACAGATCGCTTCGGCATCCCAACATAATCCGTTTCAAGGAG GTGGTCTTGACCCCGACGGATTTGGCGATTGTGATGGAATATGCATCCGGCGGAGAGCTCTTTGAACGAATCTGCAATGCCGGCAGATTCAGTGAAGATGAG GCTAGATATTTCTTTCAGCAGCTGATCTCTGGTGTCCATTATTGCCATTCCATG CAAATATGCCATAGAGATTTGAAGCTCGAAAACACGCTTTTAGATGGAAGCCCTGCGCCACGGCTCaaaatttgtgattttggttATTCTAAG TCATCCATCCTGCATTCAAGACCCAAATCCACAGTTGGGACTCCTGCATATATTGCACCAGAAGTTCTTTCTAGAAGAGAGTATGATGGCAAG TCGGCAGATGTATGGTCATGTGGAGTAACTCTCTATGTCATGTTGGTGGGAGCATACCCTTTTGAAGACCAAGATGACCCCAGGAATTTCAGAAAAACAATTCAA AAAATAATGGCTGTTCAGTACAAAATCCCAGACTATGTTCACATATCTCAAGATTGCAGGCATCTTCTCTCTCGGATATTTGTTGCAAGTCCATCGAGG AGAATTACAATCAAAGAAATCAAGAACCATCCATGGTTTTTAAAGAACTTGCCGAGGGAGCTAACAGAGTCTGCTCAAGCTATCTATTACCAGAGAGACAATCCTAGCTTTTCTCTTCAAAGTGTGGATGATATAATGAAAATTGTATCAGAGGCGAGAAAGCCACTCCCATCATCTAATATCGGGCGCTTTTGCTGGGGAGCAGAAGATGAAGGTAATGAAAACATAGATGCAGAAGTGGAGGAAGAAGAGGACGAAGAAGACGAGTACGACAAAAGGGTCAAAGAAGTTCATGCTAGTGGAGAATTTCATGTCAGTTAA
- the LOC109012761 gene encoding ferrochelatase-2, chloroplastic-like has protein sequence MNMKGLIQSPSCSSSPSSSSSAFLRPPCRAYASRNSKFPVLFPQAICTSQRIHRCSGPSKNYIDARFSSGWSETKSLFSKKSLKKYLIPLGALVTSKTQDVSNAPIVGDDKIGVLLLNLGGPETLEDVQPFLFNLFADPDIIRLPRLFRFLQKPLAQFISVLRAPKSKEGYASIGGGSPLRRITDAQAKELMKFLWEKNVPAKVYVGMRYWHPFTEEAIEQIKRDGITKLVVLPLYPQFSISTSGSSLRLLESIFREDEYLVNMQHTVIPSWYQREGYIKAMADLIEKELRNFDFSEQVMIFFSAHGVPLAYVEEAGDPYKAEMEECVDLIIEELEKRKINNAYTLAYQSRVGPVEWLKPYTDETIIELGQKGVKRLLAVPISFVSEHIETLEEIDVEYKELALKSGIEKWGRVPALGCEPTFISDLADAVIESLPYVGAMAVSNLEARQSLVPLGSVEELLAAYDSQRRELPAPVTVWEWGWTKSAETWNGRAAMLAVLVLLVLEVTTGEGFLHQWGILPLFR, from the exons ATGAATATGAAGGGTCTAATTCAGAGTCCCTCgtgttcttcttctccttcttcttcatcctctgCATTTCTTCGTCCTCCTTGCCGCGCCTATGCTTCTCGCAATTCTAAATTCCCAGT GCTGTTCCCACAGGCAATATGTACCTCCCAAAGGATACATCGTTGCTCTGGTCCTTCAAAGAATTACATAGATGCAAGATTTTCTTCTGGATGGTCTGAAAcaaaatctttattttcaaagaaatcCCTAAAGAAGTATTTGATTCCATTGGGAGCACTTGTGACCTCAAAAACTCAAGATGTCTCCAATGCACCTATTGTTGGTGATGATAAGATTGGAGTCTTGTTGCTGAACCTTGGAGGTCCCGAGACTCTTGAAGATGTGCAGCCTTTCTTGTTTAACCTTTTTGCTGACCCG GATATTATACGACTACCAAGGTTGTTTCGTTTTCTTCAAAAGCCCCTGGCACAATTCATATCTGTTCTCCGGGCTCCCAAGAGCAAAGAAGGCTATGCCTCAATCGGTGGTGGTTCTCCTCTTCGACGAATAACTGATGCGCAG GCTAAAGAGTTGATGAAGTTCCTCTGGGAAAAGAATGTCCCAGCCAAGGTGTATGTTGGTATGCGTTATTGGCATCCATTCACTGAAGAAGCTATTGAGCAG ataaAAAGAGATGGAATTACAAAGCTTGTTGTCCTTCCACTTTATCCACAATTTTCAATATCAACCAGTGGTTCTAGCCTTCGACTCTTGGAGAGTATATTCCG GGAGGATGAATATTTAGTCAACATGCAGCACACAGTAATACCTTCATGGTACCAGCGTGAAGGGTACATAAAGGCCATGGCAGATTTGATTGAGAAGGAGTTGAGAAATTTTGACTTCTCTGAACAG GTTATGATATTCTTTAGTGCGCATGGGGTGCCACTTGCATATGTTGAAGAAGCTGGTGATCCATACAAGGCAGAGATGGAGGAATGTGTGGATTTGATAATTGAAGAATTAGAAAAGAGGAAGATAAATAATGCTTACACTCTTGCTTATCAG AGCAGAGTTGGACCTGTGGAATGGTTGAAACCCTATACGGATGAGACAATAATTGAACTTGGGCAAAAAGGAGTGAAACGTTTGTTGGCAGTCCCCATCAG TTTTGTCAGTGAACACATTGAAACTCTAGAAGAAATTGACGTTGAGTATAAAGAATTAGCTCTAAAGTCTGGTATAGAAAAATGGGGGCGTGTTCCTGCCCTAGGTTGTGAACCAACCTTCATTTCAGATTTGGCTGATGCTGTGATTGAGAGTCTCCCATATGTTGGAGCCATGGCAGTCTCAAACCTCGAAGCTCGACAG TCTTTGGTTCCCCTTGGCAGCGTAGAAGAATTATTGGCAGCATATGATTCACAACGCAGGGAGCTACCAGCACCTGTTACAGTGTGGGAATGGGGTTGGACAAAAAGTGCTGAAACTTGGAATGGAAGGGCAGCTATGTTGGCAGTGCTTGTTCTATTGGTGCTAGAAGTCACCACTGGGGAGGGTTTTCTACACCAGTGGGGCATATTGCCGCTGTTTCGGTGA